From Electrophorus electricus isolate fEleEle1 chromosome 8, fEleEle1.pri, whole genome shotgun sequence, the proteins below share one genomic window:
- the traf3ip2a gene encoding adapter protein CIKS isoform X1, whose translation MTDTLEKRMVEMSCPHQSAPVEMDESMTSSSLNLAWPACRQCTTHADDVRGDWRTPEATVDDVAQVEYLRGGPLRSKGTEPKATHPPQGPLAGGLRLHHLHLPDHHSDRFRWRPLQDDMCKDLSAMFPQDWCDEPVYVWNPPSESDESLEQPLPLCSDVNERMWGRAPLWPPGPGPHPADRHALQAGLMQCPRLCPCQHPPVPQTHHLPRQHTPEYQQNTQARQSPPNPVVHMAMPQVTVPPCQPPVRELMSKICLPPTQPISTSHGHIQEMKRTISLPDDCRTVFITYSVDLAQEMIPFVKFLITNGFRPAIDIFDHAVQQMDMNRWMDSYLKNKSVLIIVAISPKYKFDVEGDGSDQHGLHTKYIHTQIQNEFIQQRCLNFRLIPVMFPNANQTHVPMWLQSTRLFRWPQDAQDLLLRLLREERYIPPPLGKELTLIIKPL comes from the exons ATGACGGATACGTTGGAAAAGCGTATGGTCG AAATGTCCTGCCCTCACCAAAGTGCACCAGTCGAGATGGACGAgtcaatgacatcatcatctcTGAACTTGGCGTGGCCGGCGTGTCGGCAGTGCACAACGCACGCTGATGATGTCAGAGGAGACTGGCGCACCCCAGAGGCCACTGTTGACGACGTGGCACAAGTGGAATACTTGAGGGGTGGTCCACTGAGGTCAAAGGGTACTGAGCCTAAAGCCACGCACCCCCCCCAGGGCCCTCTAGCAGGTGGACTGCGCTTGCATCACTTGCACCTCCCTGACCATCACTCTGACCGCTTCAGATGGCGCCCCCTTCAGGACGACATGTGTAAAGACCTATCAGCGATGTTCCCCCAAGACTGGTGTGATgagcctgtgtatgtgtggaacCCCCCCAGCGAGAGTGATGAGAGCCTGGAgcaacccctccctctctgctcagaTGTGAACGAGCGCATGTGGGGTCGGGCCCCCCTATGGCCCCCGGGGCCTGGCCCCCACCCAGCTGACAGGCACG cTCTCCAGGCAGGACTCATGCAGTGCCCCAGACTGTGTCCATGTCAACACCCTCCTGTACCTCAGACCCACCACCTGCCtagacaacacacaccagaataccagcagaacacacaagccag GCAATCACCCCCTAACCCAGTAGTTCACATGGCGATGCCTCAGGTTACAGTGCCACCATGCCAACCCCCTGTGAGGGAGCTCATGTCAAAGATATGTCTCCCCCCAACGCAGCCAATCAGCACAAGCCACGGTCATATCCAGGAAATGAAACGGACCATCAGTCTCCCGGATGACTGCC GCACAGTTTTCATCACCTACTCGGTGGACCTAGCTCAGGAGATGATCCCATTCGTGAAGTTTCTGATCACCAATGGCTTCAGGCCTGCT ATTGATATTTTTGATCATGCAGTCCAGCAGATGGACATGAACAGATGGATGGACAGCTACTTAAAAAAC AAGTCAGTACTGATCATTGTGGCTATCAGTCCAAAGTACAAATTCGACGTGGAAGGAGATGGTTCGGACCAACACGGCCTGCACACAAAGTACATCCACACTCAG ATCCAGAATGAGTTTATCCAGCAGCGCTGTCTGAATTTCCGACTCATCCCGGTGATGTTCCCAAATGCTAATCAG ACTCATGTCCCTATGTGGCTACAGAGTACCCGTTTGTTTCGCTGGCCTCAGGACGCTCAGGATCTCCTGCTGAGATtactgagagaggagagatacaTCCCCCCGCCACTGGGCAAAGAGCTGACCCTCATCATCAAAcccctgtaa
- the LOC113586230 gene encoding probable G-protein coupled receptor 139, which yields MDGSVIFVDVQKVYYPLLCIVGIPANLFTFYMICFRACGMSPSARVYLSFLALMDTWYLVWVVLLELSLTFLQVEHFWNVQPWCGLSSTLQYASFYGSAWLVAAFTVERYHVLRATAGRERPQQARHALFTCTAIVLLSHLASVPVSWINEVVQVNVTQAGQVETVSRCLYREALYSTVVVWVTSFISSGVPILLVLLFNALIAHHLLWTSRLFTREERQTLQAHVGTRGSVPRTLLLLATVSATFVVLTLPRYITYCILRTTYNQGDFNRDNYAIPINVVSDVANMLHNLNSATNFLLYCVVSQRFRQELLNTVRCRSRARELGSLLTHTTMRVFSVSAYKDAARRDPVTVVLTKLRRLNSLACVPPLVSPSNS from the exons ATGGATGGATCAGTCATCTTTGTGGATGTTCAGAAAGTGTACTACCCGTTGCTGTGCATTGTGGGTATTCCAG CCAACCTCTTCACCTTCTACATGATCTGCTTCCGGGCATGCGGCATGTCGCCCTCGGCGCGGGTGTACCTGAGCTTCCTGGCGCTGATGGACACCTGGTACCTGGTGTGGGTGGTGCTACTGGAGCTGAGTCTCACCTTCCTGCAGGTGGAGCACTTCTGGAACGTGCAGCCATGGTGCGGCCTGAGCAGCACCCTGCAGTATGCCAGCTTCTACGGCTCTGCCTGGCTGGTGGCTGCCTTCACCGTGGAGCGCTACCACGTGCTGCGGGCCACGGCCGGCCGAGAGCGCCCTCAGCAGGCCCGCCATGCCCTGTTCACCTGCACCGCCATTGTGCTGCTCTCACACCTGGCCTCCGTCCCCGTGAGCTGGATCAATGAAGTCGTCCAG GTGAACGTGACGCAGGCTGGCCAGGTGGAGACGGTGTCACGGTGTCTGTACCGTGAAGCGCTCTACTCCACCGTGGTTGTCTGGGTAACATCCTTCATCTCCAGCGGCGTCCCCATCCTGCTTGTCCTGCTCTTCAATGCCCTGATCGCGCACCACCTGCTTTGGACGTCCCGCCTCTTCACCAGGGAGGAGCGGCAGACGCTGCAGGCGCATGTAGGCACGCGTGGCTCCGTCCCGCGcacgctgctgctgctggccaCAGTCTCAGCCACATTCGTGGTGCTCACCCTGCCGCGCTACATCACCTACTGCATCCTGCGCACCACCTACAACCAGGGGGACTTCAACCGAGACAACTACGCCATCCCCATCAACGTGGTGAGCGATGTGGCCAACATGTTGCACAACCTGAACTCGGCCACCAACTTCCTGTTGTACTGTGTGGTGAGCCAGCGTTTCCGCCAGGAGCTACTGAACACAGTGAGGTGTCGGAGCAGGGCCCGGGAGCTGGGAtcgctcctcacacacaccaccatgagGGTCTTCTCTGTGTCCGCATACAAGGATGCTGCTCGGCGAGACCCCGTCACTGTGGTCCTCACCAAACTGAGGCGTCTCAACAGTCTGGCGTGTGTTCCTCCTCTTGTGTCGCCGAGCAACAGCTAA
- the traf3ip2a gene encoding adapter protein CIKS isoform X2 — MSCPHQSAPVEMDESMTSSSLNLAWPACRQCTTHADDVRGDWRTPEATVDDVAQVEYLRGGPLRSKGTEPKATHPPQGPLAGGLRLHHLHLPDHHSDRFRWRPLQDDMCKDLSAMFPQDWCDEPVYVWNPPSESDESLEQPLPLCSDVNERMWGRAPLWPPGPGPHPADRHALQAGLMQCPRLCPCQHPPVPQTHHLPRQHTPEYQQNTQARQSPPNPVVHMAMPQVTVPPCQPPVRELMSKICLPPTQPISTSHGHIQEMKRTISLPDDCRTVFITYSVDLAQEMIPFVKFLITNGFRPAIDIFDHAVQQMDMNRWMDSYLKNKSVLIIVAISPKYKFDVEGDGSDQHGLHTKYIHTQIQNEFIQQRCLNFRLIPVMFPNANQTHVPMWLQSTRLFRWPQDAQDLLLRLLREERYIPPPLGKELTLIIKPL; from the exons ATGTCCTGCCCTCACCAAAGTGCACCAGTCGAGATGGACGAgtcaatgacatcatcatctcTGAACTTGGCGTGGCCGGCGTGTCGGCAGTGCACAACGCACGCTGATGATGTCAGAGGAGACTGGCGCACCCCAGAGGCCACTGTTGACGACGTGGCACAAGTGGAATACTTGAGGGGTGGTCCACTGAGGTCAAAGGGTACTGAGCCTAAAGCCACGCACCCCCCCCAGGGCCCTCTAGCAGGTGGACTGCGCTTGCATCACTTGCACCTCCCTGACCATCACTCTGACCGCTTCAGATGGCGCCCCCTTCAGGACGACATGTGTAAAGACCTATCAGCGATGTTCCCCCAAGACTGGTGTGATgagcctgtgtatgtgtggaacCCCCCCAGCGAGAGTGATGAGAGCCTGGAgcaacccctccctctctgctcagaTGTGAACGAGCGCATGTGGGGTCGGGCCCCCCTATGGCCCCCGGGGCCTGGCCCCCACCCAGCTGACAGGCACG cTCTCCAGGCAGGACTCATGCAGTGCCCCAGACTGTGTCCATGTCAACACCCTCCTGTACCTCAGACCCACCACCTGCCtagacaacacacaccagaataccagcagaacacacaagccag GCAATCACCCCCTAACCCAGTAGTTCACATGGCGATGCCTCAGGTTACAGTGCCACCATGCCAACCCCCTGTGAGGGAGCTCATGTCAAAGATATGTCTCCCCCCAACGCAGCCAATCAGCACAAGCCACGGTCATATCCAGGAAATGAAACGGACCATCAGTCTCCCGGATGACTGCC GCACAGTTTTCATCACCTACTCGGTGGACCTAGCTCAGGAGATGATCCCATTCGTGAAGTTTCTGATCACCAATGGCTTCAGGCCTGCT ATTGATATTTTTGATCATGCAGTCCAGCAGATGGACATGAACAGATGGATGGACAGCTACTTAAAAAAC AAGTCAGTACTGATCATTGTGGCTATCAGTCCAAAGTACAAATTCGACGTGGAAGGAGATGGTTCGGACCAACACGGCCTGCACACAAAGTACATCCACACTCAG ATCCAGAATGAGTTTATCCAGCAGCGCTGTCTGAATTTCCGACTCATCCCGGTGATGTTCCCAAATGCTAATCAG ACTCATGTCCCTATGTGGCTACAGAGTACCCGTTTGTTTCGCTGGCCTCAGGACGCTCAGGATCTCCTGCTGAGATtactgagagaggagagatacaTCCCCCCGCCACTGGGCAAAGAGCTGACCCTCATCATCAAAcccctgtaa